The genome window GTCTCCTGGCATTACCATCTCTATCCTTTCTGGCAATTCTATTGCCCCTGTCACATCTGTCGTCCGAAAATAAAATTGAGGTCGATACCCTTTAAAAAATGGTGTATGTCTGCCACCCTCTTCCTTTTTCAATACATATACCTCTGCCTTGAACTTCGTATGTGGTGTTATCGTCCCTGGTGCCGCAATTACCTGCCCTCGCTCTATCTTCTCTTTATCTATCCCTCGTAATAATAACCCAATATTATCTCCTGCCTCTCCCTGGTCTAATGTCTTCCTGAACATCTCAACCCCTGTAACAACTGATGTCTGCGTCGGCCTTATCCCTACTATTTCTACTGCATCCCCTGTCTTTATCACCCCTCGTTCTGCTCTACCTGTTGCCACTGTCCCTCGTCCGGTAATCGAAAATACATCCTCCACTGCCAATAAAAATGGCTTATCCTTCTCTCGCTTCGGAAGGGGTATATATGTATCTATCGCCTCCATCAAATTATGTATTGCCCCACAATGAGGACATTCTTTCT of bacterium contains these proteins:
- a CDS encoding EF-Tu/IF-2/RF-3 family GTPase encodes the protein KECPHCGAIHNLMEAIDTYIPLPKREKDKPFLLAVEDVFSITGRGTVATGRAERGVIKTGDAVEIVGIRPTQTSVVTGVEMFRKTLDQGEAGDNIGLLLRGIDKEKIERGQVIAAPGTITPHTKFKAEVYVLKKEEGGRHTPFFKGYRPQFYFRTTDVTGAIELPERIEMVMPGDNVNMTVELITPIAMEKEVRFAIREGGHTVGAGVVTEVIA